A genome region from Staphylococcus capitis subsp. capitis includes the following:
- a CDS encoding DUF1361 domain-containing protein — MQPRYIARIYFIILFIISLAETRVFNFMTLNLFLAYVPFELCLLLKLFKPKKVFEWPLFVVFGLIFLLLVPNTFYMITDLIHLNQFQFNFLVGLNLTEWVYFTFLMLGVFLAIYVMILIFMEIGHLTSHLWLNRTLIIVLMFLNGLGIYIGRFLRLHTVYLIDEPLKIATQVLSVFNIKTFMFVLLMVMMQSTIVLFVKGVRLQK, encoded by the coding sequence ATGCAACCACGTTATATTGCAAGGATATACTTTATAATTTTATTTATTATTTCTCTTGCTGAAACAAGAGTTTTTAATTTTATGACCTTAAATTTATTTTTAGCATATGTGCCTTTTGAACTTTGCTTACTTTTAAAGTTATTTAAACCAAAGAAAGTATTTGAATGGCCTTTATTTGTTGTCTTTGGATTGATATTTCTACTTTTAGTTCCTAATACTTTTTATATGATTACAGATTTAATACATTTGAACCAATTTCAATTTAATTTTCTCGTAGGATTGAATCTTACTGAATGGGTATACTTCACTTTCCTAATGCTTGGCGTCTTTTTAGCGATATATGTTATGATTTTAATCTTTATGGAAATAGGACATTTAACTTCTCATTTATGGTTAAATCGTACACTCATCATTGTACTTATGTTCTTAAATGGTTTAGGTATATATATCGGCCGATTTTTAAGACTTCATACCGTCTATTTAATTGACGAGCCTTTAAAGATAGCTACTCAAGTACTTTCAGTGTTTAATATAAAGACTTTCATGTTTGTGCTTCTAATGGTAATGATGCAAAGTACGATTGTTTTATTTGTAAAAGGGGTGAGATTACAAAAATGA
- a CDS encoding deoxyribodipyrimidine photo-lyase, protein MALGVILNRVFRTNNNPLFEYVYQNMEDIEKCYYIIPKEEFSNEATMKRHYYYGTLQKFVNTLYDHDIQPFLIDYDELIDFSKEKGINQVVIAGDIMSYHKEEYDILHQKEKFKKEDISVTTIRANHYFKPSKTRNNKGEPYKVFTSFYKKWRPYLMKRTVYNYDLKDIAKVGVKSKQKVKGNYSQSGISEENAQYKWSDFLDKDIEDYDTKREYLPEVLTSQLSIYLAYGVLDIIQIFNDLLNSYDKDEQNYEAFIRELIFREFYYVLMTQYPKTAHHAFKEKYQNLNWSYNEENFDLWTKGKTGFPIIDAAMGELNTTGYMHNRMRMVVSQFLTKDLFIDWTWGEEYFRQKLIDYDAASNVHGWQWSASTGTDAVPYFRMFNPVRQSERFDKKALYIKKFIPILNDVDAKYLHDTYKHERQIKEQGIELGKDYPKQIVDHSESRDHVMSEFKALE, encoded by the coding sequence ATGGCATTAGGTGTCATCTTAAATAGAGTTTTTAGAACGAATAACAATCCTTTATTTGAATATGTCTATCAAAATATGGAAGATATAGAAAAATGCTATTATATTATCCCAAAAGAAGAGTTTAGTAATGAAGCTACAATGAAGCGTCATTATTATTATGGAACATTACAAAAATTTGTTAATACACTCTATGATCACGATATTCAACCGTTTCTAATAGACTATGATGAATTGATTGATTTCAGTAAAGAAAAAGGGATCAATCAGGTGGTTATTGCTGGTGATATTATGAGTTATCACAAGGAAGAGTATGACATTTTGCATCAGAAAGAAAAATTTAAAAAAGAAGATATATCTGTAACGACTATAAGAGCTAATCATTATTTTAAACCAAGTAAAACACGTAATAACAAAGGTGAACCATATAAAGTGTTTACGAGTTTTTATAAAAAATGGCGCCCATATTTAATGAAAAGAACAGTTTACAATTATGATCTTAAAGATATAGCTAAAGTAGGCGTTAAATCAAAACAAAAAGTAAAAGGTAACTATAGTCAAAGTGGTATTAGTGAAGAGAATGCACAATATAAATGGTCTGATTTTCTAGATAAAGACATTGAAGATTATGATACAAAACGTGAATATTTGCCTGAGGTCCTTACTAGTCAATTAAGTATATATCTAGCATATGGAGTGCTTGATATTATTCAGATATTTAATGATCTGCTAAATAGTTATGATAAAGATGAACAAAATTATGAAGCATTTATTCGTGAATTAATTTTTAGAGAGTTTTATTATGTCTTGATGACTCAATATCCTAAGACAGCGCATCATGCTTTTAAAGAAAAATATCAAAATTTGAATTGGTCTTATAATGAGGAGAATTTTGATTTATGGACTAAAGGGAAGACAGGCTTTCCAATCATTGATGCTGCAATGGGAGAACTTAATACTACTGGGTATATGCACAATCGGATGAGAATGGTTGTTTCACAATTTCTTACAAAAGATTTATTTATTGATTGGACGTGGGGTGAAGAATACTTTAGACAAAAGCTTATCGATTATGATGCTGCTTCAAATGTACATGGTTGGCAATGGTCTGCTTCAACAGGAACAGATGCTGTGCCGTACTTTAGAATGTTTAATCCAGTACGACAAAGTGAACGTTTTGATAAAAAGGCGTTATACATTAAAAAATTTATACCGATACTTAATGATGTTGATGCGAAATATTTACATGATACTTATAAGCACGAGCGTCAAATTAAAGAGCAAGGTATAGAGTTAGGAAAAGATTATCCTAAACAAATTGTAGATCATAGCGAGAGCAGAGATCATGTGATGTCAGAATTTAAAGCATTGGAATAA
- a CDS encoding PTS fructose transporter subunit IIC, with amino-acid sequence MNGVSNMLPLVIAGGILMAIVFLFGPNSFDPKSSEHNAFAEQLWNIGKNSAFALIIPVLAGFISRSISDKPGFAAGLVGGMLAISGGSGFIGGIIAGFLAGYLTQGIKYITRKLPQAVEGLKPTLIYPVLSVTITGLLMVYVFNPPASWLNHLLLNGLNNLSGSNIMLLGLVVGAMMAIDMGGPFNKAAYVFATAALTEGNAAPITAAMIGGMIPPLAIATTMIIFRKKFTKEQRGSIVPNYVMGLSFITEGAIPFAAADPLRVIPSMMVGSGLAGAIALGLGSRINAPHGGIIVILATDFSHVLQTILALVVGTIVSALLYGFLKPKVTKNEIQASKAMDE; translated from the coding sequence ATGAATGGTGTTTCAAATATGTTACCACTTGTAATTGCTGGTGGTATTTTAATGGCAATCGTATTCTTATTTGGTCCAAATTCATTTGATCCTAAAAGTTCTGAGCACAATGCGTTTGCTGAACAATTATGGAATATTGGTAAAAATAGTGCCTTCGCATTAATTATTCCAGTTCTAGCAGGTTTCATCTCTCGTAGTATCTCAGATAAACCAGGTTTCGCTGCAGGTCTAGTTGGTGGTATGCTAGCGATATCAGGTGGTTCAGGATTTATAGGTGGTATTATTGCAGGTTTCTTAGCAGGTTACTTAACTCAAGGAATAAAATATATTACACGTAAATTACCACAAGCAGTAGAAGGTCTAAAACCAACTTTAATTTATCCAGTGCTTTCTGTAACAATTACTGGTCTATTAATGGTATATGTATTCAACCCTCCAGCTTCATGGCTAAATCATTTATTATTAAATGGTTTAAATAATCTATCAGGTTCAAACATCATGTTACTTGGACTAGTTGTAGGTGCTATGATGGCAATTGATATGGGTGGACCATTCAATAAAGCTGCTTATGTATTCGCAACTGCTGCATTAACTGAAGGAAATGCTGCGCCAATCACAGCAGCTATGATTGGTGGTATGATTCCACCACTAGCTATTGCTACAACAATGATAATCTTTAGAAAGAAATTTACGAAAGAACAAAGAGGTTCAATCGTACCTAACTATGTAATGGGATTATCATTCATTACTGAAGGTGCAATTCCTTTTGCTGCTGCTGACCCATTACGTGTTATTCCATCAATGATGGTAGGTTCAGGACTTGCAGGTGCAATTGCATTAGGTCTAGGTTCTCGAATTAATGCGCCACATGGTGGTATTATCGTAATTCTTGCAACAGACTTCAGCCACGTTCTACAAACTATACTTGCATTAGTTGTAGGTACGATAGTTTCAGCATTATTATACGGTTTCTTAAAACCTAAAGTAACTAAAAATGAAATTCAAGCTTCTAAAGCTATGGATGAATAA
- the pfkB gene encoding 1-phosphofructokinase: MIYTVTFNPSIDYIMFTDGFELKGLNRAKETYKFAGGKGINVSRVLKTLDVDSTALGFAGGFPGEFISKTLEESKIHTDFIEVDEDTRINVKLKSGQETEINAPGPKVTQDQFQALLTQIKNTTNKDTVIVAGSVPNSIPSDAYAQIAEITKNTGAKLVVDAEKDLVETVLPYQPLFIKPNKDELEVMFNTTVSSDQDVVKYGKEILKKGAQSVIISLGGDGAVYVDEQQSIKAVNPQGKVINTVGSGDSTVAGMVAGLESGLSIQDAFKQAVASGTATAFEEDLATRDAIEKIKSQVTVSVLDGE; encoded by the coding sequence ATGATATATACAGTTACATTTAATCCCTCAATTGATTACATCATGTTTACAGATGGTTTTGAATTAAAAGGATTAAATAGAGCGAAAGAAACGTATAAATTTGCAGGTGGGAAAGGGATAAATGTTTCAAGAGTACTTAAAACTCTAGATGTTGATTCAACTGCACTTGGTTTTGCAGGTGGCTTTCCTGGAGAATTTATATCAAAAACTTTAGAAGAAAGTAAGATTCATACAGATTTTATTGAAGTAGATGAAGATACTCGTATTAATGTAAAACTCAAATCAGGTCAAGAGACTGAAATTAATGCACCAGGTCCAAAGGTGACACAAGATCAATTTCAAGCTCTGTTAACACAAATTAAAAACACGACAAATAAAGATACAGTGATTGTAGCAGGTAGCGTTCCAAATAGTATTCCAAGTGATGCTTATGCTCAAATTGCTGAAATAACTAAAAACACTGGCGCAAAGCTTGTGGTAGATGCTGAAAAAGATTTAGTTGAAACAGTATTACCGTATCAGCCATTATTTATTAAACCAAACAAAGACGAGCTTGAAGTCATGTTCAATACGACGGTATCAAGTGACCAGGATGTAGTTAAATACGGTAAAGAAATTCTTAAAAAAGGTGCACAATCCGTTATCATTTCGTTAGGTGGCGATGGAGCTGTTTATGTAGATGAACAACAAAGTATCAAAGCTGTGAATCCACAAGGTAAAGTCATCAATACTGTAGGCTCTGGAGATAGTACTGTTGCTGGAATGGTCGCAGGTTTAGAATCAGGGTTATCTATCCAAGATGCTTTTAAACAAGCAGTAGCTTCTGGAACAGCAACTGCTTTTGAAGAAGATTTAGCAACTAGGGATGCTATAGAAAAAATTAAATCTCAAGTTACGGTTTCTGTACTTGATGGGGAGTGA
- the nagA gene encoding N-acetylglucosamine-6-phosphate deacetylase, with product MSEFVITNGKIYTEEQTIDKGFIHIKDGKILSVGSGHFQKEAADANGSIQFLDAKGQHILPGFIDIHIHGGYGEDAMDASYDGLKHLAESLLSEGTTSFLATTMTQSSENINKALKNIVTYKAHQDIENAAEITGVHLEGPFISEHKVGAQHPKYVQRPSAAQIRAFQEEADGLIKIITFAPEVEGAQETLKALKDNIIFSIGHTVATFDEANEAVKSGAKHITHLYNAATGFAHRDPGVFGAAWLNKGLKTEMIVDGVHSHPASIALAYQLKGNKNCYLITDAMRAKGMPEGEYDLGGQNVIVKDKEARLESGALAGSILRMNDGLHNLIKFTGDSLEHLWRVTSLNQAIALGIDDVKGSIEVGKDADIVILDDECNVMTTIKNGVPHHFEK from the coding sequence ATGTCAGAATTTGTAATCACGAATGGGAAAATATACACAGAGGAACAAACTATCGATAAAGGTTTCATTCATATTAAAGATGGCAAAATTTTAAGCGTAGGATCAGGGCATTTTCAAAAGGAAGCGGCAGATGCTAATGGGTCAATTCAATTCTTAGATGCTAAAGGCCAACATATTTTACCTGGATTTATAGATATACATATACATGGTGGATATGGTGAAGATGCAATGGATGCTTCATATGACGGACTTAAACATCTAGCAGAATCATTATTATCAGAAGGTACAACTTCCTTCTTAGCGACAACAATGACTCAATCATCTGAGAATATTAACAAAGCTTTGAAAAATATTGTGACTTATAAAGCGCATCAAGACATTGAAAATGCAGCAGAAATAACTGGAGTTCACCTAGAGGGACCATTTATTTCAGAACATAAAGTAGGTGCACAACATCCTAAATATGTGCAGCGTCCTTCCGCTGCTCAAATTCGTGCTTTTCAAGAAGAGGCAGATGGTTTAATTAAAATCATTACATTTGCTCCAGAAGTTGAAGGGGCACAAGAAACATTAAAAGCATTAAAGGATAATATTATTTTTTCAATTGGTCATACTGTAGCTACATTTGATGAGGCGAATGAAGCTGTTAAGAGTGGAGCTAAACACATTACCCACCTATATAATGCTGCCACTGGATTTGCTCATCGTGATCCAGGTGTTTTTGGCGCTGCGTGGTTAAATAAAGGCTTAAAAACTGAAATGATTGTTGATGGTGTACATTCACATCCTGCTTCTATCGCTCTTGCTTATCAACTTAAAGGAAATAAGAATTGCTATCTCATTACTGATGCGATGCGAGCAAAAGGTATGCCTGAGGGTGAATATGATTTAGGAGGTCAAAACGTCATTGTTAAAGATAAAGAAGCGCGTTTAGAAAGTGGCGCGCTTGCTGGCAGTATCTTAAGAATGAATGACGGTCTTCATAATTTGATTAAATTCACAGGAGACAGTTTAGAACATTTATGGCGCGTTACTAGTTTAAATCAAGCCATCGCTTTAGGTATTGATGATGTTAAAGGTAGCATTGAGGTCGGTAAAGATGCAGATATTGTTATCTTAGATGATGAATGTAATGTAATGACGACTATTAAAAATGGTGTGCCTCATCATTTTGAAAAATAA
- the ybaK gene encoding Cys-tRNA(Pro) deacylase, producing MAKSKKTNAMRMLDRAKIKYGMNTYEVTDKHQHGEQIAKLVGANVEEVYKTLVLENANHGHFVFVIPVNASLDMKEAAHVVNEKKLQLMPLDQLKQVTGYVRGGCSPIGMKHLFQTTIDASAKNLDKVYVSGGQRGMQIIIQVDDLVEMTQAQLAHITHE from the coding sequence ATGGCTAAAAGTAAAAAAACAAATGCGATGCGCATGCTGGACCGCGCTAAAATTAAGTATGGCATGAATACCTATGAAGTCACTGATAAACACCAACATGGTGAACAAATTGCTAAATTGGTTGGTGCAAATGTTGAAGAAGTCTATAAAACGCTTGTATTAGAAAACGCGAATCATGGTCATTTCGTTTTTGTGATTCCGGTAAATGCATCATTAGATATGAAGGAAGCGGCTCATGTGGTCAACGAGAAAAAACTTCAATTAATGCCATTGGATCAACTTAAACAAGTTACTGGCTATGTGAGGGGTGGTTGTTCACCTATAGGTATGAAACATCTATTTCAAACAACAATTGATGCTTCTGCGAAAAACTTAGACAAAGTATATGTTAGTGGTGGTCAACGTGGTATGCAAATCATCATCCAAGTAGATGATCTTGTAGAGATGACTCAAGCGCAATTGGCACATATTACACACGAATAG
- a CDS encoding DeoR/GlpR family DNA-binding transcription regulator translates to MISEKRHDLILQELAKKDFLTLQELIDRTGCSASTIRRDLSKLQKIGKLQRVHGGATLNQNRVVEPGLTEKLTQNLREKQEIGKRAAQEIKDNECIFLDAGSSTFEMIQYIDARDIIVVTNGMTHVEQLLKNGIKTLMIGGQVKETTMATVGANALETLRRYCFDRAFIGMNGMDLKYGFTTPDEQEALIKETAMKLSNEKYVLVDQTKFDQVYFARVPMLDGIKIITSQKAFKNKVTEAYTNQYHFLGGQS, encoded by the coding sequence ATGATTTCAGAAAAACGTCATGATTTAATATTGCAAGAATTAGCTAAAAAAGATTTTTTAACACTCCAAGAATTAATTGATAGAACGGGTTGTAGTGCTTCAACAATTAGAAGGGATTTATCCAAATTACAAAAGATAGGTAAATTACAACGTGTTCATGGTGGTGCAACGCTTAACCAAAATCGTGTAGTAGAACCTGGGTTGACTGAGAAATTGACTCAGAACTTACGAGAAAAACAAGAAATTGGTAAACGAGCCGCTCAGGAAATAAAAGACAACGAATGCATTTTCCTAGATGCAGGTTCATCTACGTTTGAAATGATTCAATATATCGATGCGAGAGATATCATTGTTGTGACGAACGGTATGACACATGTGGAACAGTTATTAAAGAATGGGATTAAAACTTTAATGATTGGTGGACAGGTGAAAGAGACAACAATGGCAACTGTTGGTGCAAATGCATTGGAAACATTGAGAAGGTATTGTTTCGATCGGGCGTTCATTGGAATGAACGGTATGGATTTGAAGTATGGTTTTACAACACCAGATGAACAAGAAGCTTTGATTAAAGAAACAGCGATGAAGCTATCTAATGAGAAATATGTACTCGTCGATCAAACGAAATTTGATCAGGTATATTTTGCAAGAGTGCCAATGCTAGATGGTATTAAAATCATTACTTCACAAAAGGCGTTCAAAAATAAAGTCACTGAAGCGTACACTAACCAATATCATTTTTTAGGAGGACAATCATGA